A part of Paenibacillus sp. sptzw28 genomic DNA contains:
- a CDS encoding GH36-type glycosyl hydrolase domain-containing protein gives MIPTVEQLEQQARELALIHHPDKATYRSTASIWRSFRRNLEVLRAFASELKQDGAPCFQPAEQWLLDHADLIESEAFNVQTELTERLSRRLPRLTPGAEPRVLSLCSEYLRQTDGAFDIDTFVRFSNAYQEVAVLTIAEVWAMPLMLRISVIAKLSEVMAAVRERRVACLEVDKLLEPFTEGRSVPDAAKVKDALEKAGQQMPLSAPVIVHLVSHLNEWAEEAGEVRSWLLCKLDNGADSLNRIILYEHQLQAAYELTAGQLIQSLRKLSRTRWDPVFDRMCVVEHTLCEEHAGTYPLMDRKSRDSLRSGVERLSRSYGVPENVIAQQAVALAHRYSDADTEGAKAEEAEAGSELQPRQAFAAYYLLDPRGNRDLLHALRECLHPKRLSRPIRLRPGVGMYLSGMALVFAAFLAVALWCARAAAGDASAPIGMWITAALVLAIPVSEWAVTSVHALIGQLFVTQPLLRFDYSSGIAEDAATITVIPVIWSKPEEAEEMADRLELHYLASMDPNMGFALLGDFADASTEHTEEDERITAAARRRIEELNRVYRNADTGAGPFYLFQRSRQWNESEQVWMGWERKRGKLVEFVELLSGRNDTSCSCLVGDCSSISRYKYVITLDADTELPVGTAARMVGTIHLPYNRARLNAAGTRVTEGYGVLQPRVGISYDSAASSRLAKLWSGKPGIDPYSFAMSDPYQDAFGQGIFTGKGIFNVAAFKQVLNDRIPENSVLSHDLLEGGFLRSGLLSDIEVVDGHPVTFHAYQRRLHRWVRGDWQLLCWIASRMSDRCGIPRPVDLSLLTRWQIIDNMRRSLVQPAVFILLAASLFISGFTGAVLMAAGLLTLGLPLIRALLSFRRLYRRPDFLLTAFAQSLVQLVILPYQTVVLADAVVRTLYRLTVSKRNLLEWMSSAEVERRSRANSPTAVAGLWGGRVLAVVFAAAAFMFAEGSLRAFGLAISAIWLLAPAAVYWLNGSPALPQSAPTEHERKELQELAAQMWAYYEDFAVEGDNWLPPDNVQFEPPNGVAHRTSPTNIGLQLACTLTARDFGFIDTPGMLDRVERTMGTIEKMEKWSGHLYNWYDTQSLRPLPPLYVSTVDSGNFVAYLVALKQGILEWAKKGEEGPAGSSVLPRAEKLAGRIEAIIAGTDFRPLYNGSAELFTLGYHAALERKEEILYDLFASEARQASFLAIAFGQAPVSHWFRLGRTMARSGRYPTLLSWSGTMFEYLMPSLLMRTYRHSVWDATYKGVVRRQIEYARQRGVPFGISESGYYAFDYAMNYQYRAFGVPGLGFQRGLENDLVLAPYAAIMALPVQLGESLDSLNRMAAMGARGKYGFYEAIDCTAQRMPEGKSCIVVRSFMAHHLGMSLLTLGNLLLTRTMVDRFHADKRVEAAELLLQERIPARPAIIKNAARPFIERMNQPLTGTRIPLREFTKPCEVPEVCVLSNGSFTSVVSDSGGGFSQSGEWALSRWHEDPVSETPGSCFFIRDVASQSFWSPAFEPCRAEAEEQRVQFALDKVCFKRRDGDLSTMLEICVPPEHNAELRRLSVTNTGPETRVVEITAYTEVSLSPPAADEAHPAFSKLFVQTEYDAESECLLAVRRPRDIKEQPKWAVHSLSIGCEELGPVEYETDRSCFIGRGHTLTGPASLECKLSGTLGAVLDPAFVMRRRISIGPGETVKLFSVAGIADSRGEALAMAAGLCGEQQVERSFQLAWTRSRIELRHQRITAMEADQYHMMAGRLLYQTPLRQERALHIAANTAGQSALWPLGISGDLPIALVRMQDKTQMPFAVKALTGHSYLRKKGIAFDLVFLIEEAGGYYQEVQDALRRAAEQTVDVTSTPGGVYPVMADRLTPEQLTLLSSAARLTLHAAGPSFRAQLAVRPANRKIPAAVPVKSNAAASEKERKSIESTEHLETIEGLSPEFRLRPEPAEEAVMPEPQEKDPDPLILFNGYGGFAKAGREYRIMMKNGKYLPAPWSNVIANPSFGCLVTELGTGYTWWRNSREFKLTPWSNDPVLDQPGEACYIRDDDTGELWSGSPSPVLGMEAFDAAHGFGYSRFSRQTRGIRQSMTVYVGKEDPVKFIVLRLENTGHEQRSISVAYYCNWVLGVRKQANAPYIVSEWDKETGSLLSRNAYQETFRDAVAFLHMHAETDETEYGNNEVELSYTSDRAEFIGRNGSLASPAGMGRESLSNVDGVFADSCGAVRMKLTLPPRSVRRVHVLVGAGASKETALGLIRRYGTTESCEEAFADVTSYWDHTLGQIKVATPNRELDLMLNGWLLYQALSCRIWARTAFYQAGGAFGFRDQLQDSLALLHTLPELTRKQILLHASHQYTEGDVQHWWHEETERGIRTRYSDDLLWLPYAASRYVVHTGDSGILDEPVRFLTSEPLRDDEHERYEATVAAEETAALYEHCIRAIERASRLGEHGIPLMGIGDWNDGMNSVGDDGKGESVWLGWFLCEVLRRFAGLCELKGDIERAELYRTRRDSIAEALNKHAWDGEWYRRAFTDEGTWLGSGRNEECRIDAIAQSWSVISGAAPEERARQAMQSFDRELVDRDLSVATLLTPPFDRTDPSPGYIQGYPPGIRENGAQYTHGVIWSIVAWCALGESGKAVELFHLLNPVTHAQTQSEVRKYAGEPYVMAADVYTRDPVKGRAGWTWYTGASGWMYQAGIEWILGLRREGGRLLISPNIPADWPSYSVRYTYRTSVYHITVRVDAGDKEFAGGVTIDGRPLEQEPDVPNQAGETHVMYIPLIDDGREHEVEVVISSNRSASAAMKQV, from the coding sequence ATGATTCCAACAGTCGAGCAACTTGAGCAGCAAGCGCGTGAACTGGCTCTTATTCATCATCCCGACAAGGCTACCTATCGTTCGACTGCCTCGATATGGCGGAGCTTCCGCCGAAATCTTGAAGTGCTGCGGGCTTTTGCGTCCGAGCTCAAACAGGATGGCGCGCCCTGCTTTCAGCCTGCGGAGCAATGGCTTCTTGACCATGCCGATTTGATCGAATCCGAAGCCTTTAACGTGCAGACGGAATTGACTGAGCGGCTGTCACGCCGGCTGCCGCGGCTGACGCCCGGAGCGGAGCCGCGCGTGCTGTCGCTGTGCTCCGAATATTTGCGGCAAACTGACGGCGCGTTTGACATTGATACGTTTGTACGATTTTCGAATGCATACCAGGAGGTTGCGGTACTGACGATCGCCGAGGTATGGGCGATGCCCCTTATGCTGCGTATATCGGTTATCGCCAAGCTGTCCGAAGTGATGGCCGCCGTCCGGGAGCGGCGGGTTGCCTGCCTCGAGGTAGACAAGCTGCTGGAGCCGTTCACCGAAGGGCGTTCGGTTCCGGATGCCGCGAAGGTTAAAGATGCCTTGGAGAAAGCGGGGCAGCAGATGCCTCTGTCAGCTCCGGTAATCGTACACTTGGTCAGCCATTTGAATGAATGGGCCGAGGAAGCCGGCGAGGTGCGCAGCTGGCTGCTGTGCAAGCTGGATAACGGTGCCGATAGCTTAAACCGGATTATTCTGTATGAGCATCAGCTGCAGGCGGCTTATGAATTAACGGCAGGACAGCTTATACAATCGCTGCGAAAGCTGTCCCGTACGAGATGGGATCCGGTGTTCGACAGGATGTGTGTGGTCGAGCATACTTTGTGCGAGGAGCATGCGGGAACTTATCCGCTGATGGACCGGAAAAGCCGCGACTCGCTGCGAAGCGGGGTCGAGCGCTTATCGCGCTCCTACGGCGTGCCCGAAAATGTCATCGCGCAGCAGGCGGTAGCTTTGGCCCACCGCTATTCAGATGCTGATACGGAAGGAGCCAAAGCCGAGGAGGCTGAAGCCGGTTCAGAATTGCAGCCTCGGCAAGCCTTCGCCGCTTACTATTTGCTTGATCCGAGAGGGAACAGGGACCTGCTGCATGCATTACGCGAATGCCTCCACCCGAAACGTCTCTCCAGGCCGATTCGTCTGCGTCCCGGCGTCGGAATGTATTTGTCGGGAATGGCGCTTGTTTTTGCCGCATTCCTGGCCGTGGCTCTTTGGTGCGCTCGCGCGGCGGCAGGAGACGCCTCTGCGCCGATCGGCATGTGGATTACAGCCGCACTCGTGCTCGCGATCCCGGTCAGCGAATGGGCGGTAACTTCAGTTCATGCGCTTATCGGCCAACTTTTCGTGACGCAGCCGCTGCTGCGATTTGACTATTCCAGCGGCATCGCTGAAGACGCGGCGACGATAACGGTTATACCGGTTATTTGGTCGAAGCCGGAGGAAGCCGAGGAGATGGCAGACAGGCTCGAGCTTCATTATTTGGCGAGCATGGACCCAAATATGGGCTTTGCTCTTCTCGGCGACTTCGCTGACGCTTCAACCGAACATACGGAGGAGGACGAACGAATAACCGCTGCTGCGCGCCGGCGTATCGAGGAACTCAACCGGGTGTACAGAAATGCCGATACCGGAGCAGGGCCGTTCTATCTTTTTCAGCGGTCGCGTCAATGGAATGAGTCGGAGCAGGTTTGGATGGGGTGGGAGCGCAAACGCGGGAAGCTCGTCGAGTTTGTCGAGCTGCTCAGCGGCCGGAACGATACGAGCTGCTCTTGCCTGGTAGGCGACTGCTCTTCGATTTCCCGCTACAAGTATGTCATTACTCTTGATGCGGATACGGAGCTGCCGGTCGGTACCGCCGCCCGGATGGTCGGTACCATACATCTTCCATATAACCGTGCACGCTTGAATGCAGCCGGCACACGCGTCACGGAAGGCTATGGCGTCCTGCAGCCGCGCGTAGGCATCAGCTACGATTCCGCTGCGTCTTCCAGGCTAGCCAAGCTGTGGTCGGGCAAGCCGGGCATCGATCCGTACTCGTTCGCAATGTCCGATCCGTATCAGGATGCCTTCGGCCAAGGGATTTTCACCGGAAAAGGCATCTTCAATGTGGCGGCGTTCAAGCAGGTTCTTAACGACCGGATACCGGAAAATTCCGTGCTCAGCCATGATTTGCTGGAAGGCGGCTTTCTGAGGAGCGGCCTGCTCTCCGACATTGAGGTTGTCGACGGCCATCCTGTCACCTTTCACGCCTACCAGCGGCGTTTGCACAGGTGGGTAAGGGGCGACTGGCAGCTGCTCTGCTGGATAGCCTCCCGAATGTCCGACCGCTGCGGCATACCGCGGCCTGTTGACCTGTCATTGCTTACCCGCTGGCAAATCATTGATAACATGCGCCGCAGTCTGGTTCAGCCTGCCGTGTTCATTCTGCTGGCGGCGAGTCTGTTTATTTCCGGGTTTACCGGAGCGGTACTGATGGCTGCGGGACTGCTGACTCTGGGGCTGCCGCTCATCCGGGCATTATTGTCGTTCAGGCGGCTTTATCGCAGACCGGACTTTCTGCTGACGGCGTTCGCGCAATCGTTGGTACAACTGGTCATACTCCCCTATCAGACTGTGGTGCTGGCCGATGCTGTTGTACGAACGCTCTACAGGCTTACAGTCAGCAAAAGGAACCTGCTCGAATGGATGAGCTCGGCGGAGGTGGAAAGGCGAAGCAGAGCCAATTCGCCCACCGCAGTTGCAGGATTGTGGGGAGGCAGAGTTCTGGCCGTTGTATTTGCCGCTGCCGCATTCATGTTCGCTGAGGGATCGTTGCGGGCCTTCGGCTTGGCGATATCGGCCATTTGGCTGCTCGCTCCCGCTGCCGTATACTGGCTGAACGGCTCGCCAGCCCTGCCTCAAAGCGCACCGACGGAGCACGAACGCAAAGAGCTGCAGGAACTGGCGGCTCAGATGTGGGCTTACTACGAGGACTTTGCCGTTGAAGGAGATAACTGGCTGCCGCCCGATAATGTGCAGTTCGAACCGCCGAACGGCGTCGCACACCGGACGTCTCCGACGAATATAGGGCTTCAGCTTGCCTGCACCTTAACGGCGCGCGATTTCGGATTCATTGATACGCCGGGCATGCTTGACCGGGTTGAGAGAACCATGGGGACGATCGAGAAGATGGAGAAATGGTCCGGCCATCTGTACAACTGGTACGACACGCAATCTCTGCGGCCGCTGCCTCCTCTCTATGTGTCGACAGTGGACTCCGGCAACTTCGTGGCGTATTTGGTCGCGCTGAAGCAGGGGATTCTGGAATGGGCCAAGAAAGGCGAAGAAGGTCCAGCTGGGAGCAGTGTTCTTCCAAGAGCGGAAAAGTTGGCTGGCCGCATCGAAGCAATCATTGCCGGAACCGATTTCCGCCCGCTGTACAACGGGAGTGCCGAGTTGTTTACGCTTGGATATCACGCCGCTCTGGAGCGAAAGGAAGAGATTTTGTACGACCTGTTTGCTTCCGAAGCGCGGCAGGCGAGCTTCCTGGCGATTGCGTTCGGGCAGGCGCCGGTATCGCATTGGTTCAGGCTTGGAAGAACAATGGCCCGTTCGGGACGGTATCCTACGCTGCTGTCATGGTCCGGCACGATGTTCGAATATTTGATGCCTTCTCTTCTGATGCGCACCTACCGTCATTCGGTGTGGGACGCAACTTACAAGGGGGTCGTCAGACGGCAGATCGAATACGCGCGGCAGCGGGGTGTTCCGTTCGGCATTTCCGAATCGGGCTATTACGCTTTCGATTATGCGATGAATTACCAATACCGCGCGTTCGGAGTGCCTGGGCTCGGATTTCAGCGCGGCTTGGAGAACGACCTCGTCCTCGCTCCTTATGCGGCGATTATGGCGCTTCCGGTGCAACTGGGGGAGTCCCTTGACTCGCTGAATCGCATGGCCGCGATGGGCGCCAGAGGGAAATACGGCTTCTATGAGGCCATCGATTGCACGGCTCAGCGAATGCCGGAGGGTAAGAGCTGTATTGTCGTTCGCAGCTTTATGGCTCACCACTTGGGCATGAGCCTTCTGACCTTGGGCAATTTGCTGCTGACCCGCACGATGGTAGACCGTTTTCATGCGGACAAGCGCGTTGAGGCGGCGGAGCTGCTGCTGCAGGAACGAATTCCGGCACGTCCGGCGATTATCAAGAACGCGGCCAGGCCGTTTATAGAACGGATGAACCAGCCTCTTACAGGTACACGCATTCCCTTGCGGGAGTTCACCAAGCCTTGCGAGGTGCCGGAGGTATGCGTGCTCTCCAACGGTTCGTTCACATCCGTCGTATCCGACAGCGGGGGAGGCTTCAGCCAGTCGGGCGAATGGGCGCTTTCGCGCTGGCATGAGGATCCAGTGTCCGAGACGCCCGGAAGCTGCTTCTTTATACGGGATGTGGCGAGCCAATCATTCTGGTCGCCGGCATTCGAGCCATGCCGTGCGGAAGCTGAGGAGCAAAGGGTACAGTTTGCGCTGGACAAAGTGTGCTTCAAGCGGCGGGACGGCGATCTGTCTACAATGCTCGAAATCTGCGTACCTCCCGAGCATAATGCCGAGCTTCGCCGCTTGAGCGTCACGAATACGGGGCCTGAAACGCGTGTCGTAGAGATAACGGCTTACACGGAAGTGTCACTTTCCCCGCCTGCCGCGGATGAAGCGCATCCGGCCTTTAGCAAGCTGTTTGTCCAGACCGAATATGACGCGGAATCAGAATGTCTGCTTGCCGTTCGGCGGCCTCGGGATATCAAGGAGCAGCCGAAGTGGGCGGTCCATAGTTTGTCGATCGGCTGCGAGGAGCTGGGACCTGTCGAATATGAAACGGACCGTTCCTGTTTCATCGGCCGGGGACACACGCTCACAGGGCCGGCGAGTCTGGAATGCAAGCTCTCCGGTACCCTGGGGGCCGTACTCGATCCGGCTTTTGTCATGCGCCGCCGAATATCGATCGGGCCGGGCGAAACGGTCAAGCTGTTCTCGGTTGCCGGCATAGCGGACAGCCGAGGGGAAGCGTTGGCTATGGCGGCGGGTTTATGCGGGGAACAGCAGGTGGAGCGGTCGTTCCAGCTGGCCTGGACGCGCAGCCGGATCGAATTGAGGCACCAACGGATCACCGCGATGGAAGCCGACCAGTATCATATGATGGCGGGAAGGCTTCTTTACCAGACTCCTCTTCGCCAGGAGCGGGCACTCCATATTGCCGCCAATACAGCCGGTCAATCCGCCTTGTGGCCATTGGGCATATCGGGGGATTTGCCCATTGCGCTGGTACGTATGCAGGATAAGACACAAATGCCTTTTGCCGTCAAAGCACTGACAGGCCACTCGTATCTAAGGAAGAAAGGCATCGCGTTCGACCTGGTTTTTTTGATCGAGGAAGCCGGAGGATATTATCAGGAAGTGCAGGATGCGCTGCGCCGGGCCGCGGAGCAAACCGTCGACGTCACTTCAACGCCTGGCGGCGTTTATCCAGTGATGGCCGACAGGCTCACACCGGAGCAGCTGACTTTGTTGAGTTCGGCCGCCCGCCTTACTCTTCATGCTGCCGGACCCAGCTTCAGAGCGCAGCTTGCCGTCCGCCCCGCAAACCGGAAGATACCGGCTGCTGTTCCGGTTAAGTCGAATGCAGCCGCTTCGGAGAAGGAGCGGAAGTCAATCGAATCCACGGAGCATCTGGAAACTATAGAAGGGCTGTCGCCGGAGTTCCGGCTTCGTCCGGAGCCCGCCGAAGAAGCAGTCATGCCCGAACCGCAGGAGAAGGACCCGGATCCGCTAATTCTATTTAACGGCTATGGAGGATTCGCCAAGGCGGGGCGCGAGTACCGGATCATGATGAAGAACGGCAAATATTTGCCTGCTCCGTGGAGCAACGTGATCGCGAATCCGTCTTTCGGCTGCCTCGTGACCGAGCTCGGAACGGGCTATACTTGGTGGCGCAACAGCCGGGAGTTCAAGCTGACGCCATGGTCGAACGATCCGGTGCTCGATCAGCCCGGCGAAGCCTGTTATATCCGGGACGATGATACCGGGGAGCTATGGTCGGGATCGCCTTCTCCGGTGCTTGGGATGGAAGCCTTCGATGCCGCGCACGGCTTCGGGTATTCACGCTTCTCCCGGCAAACCCGAGGAATCAGGCAAAGCATGACGGTCTACGTGGGCAAGGAGGATCCGGTCAAATTCATTGTCTTGAGGCTGGAAAATACAGGGCACGAGCAGCGCAGCATATCCGTCGCTTATTACTGCAACTGGGTGCTGGGGGTGCGCAAGCAGGCGAATGCGCCTTATATCGTTTCAGAATGGGACAAGGAGACAGGCTCGCTGCTCTCGCGCAACGCGTACCAGGAAACATTCCGCGATGCGGTCGCTTTCCTTCATATGCATGCAGAGACTGACGAGACGGAATACGGTAATAATGAGGTGGAACTGAGCTATACGTCAGACCGTGCGGAATTTATCGGCCGTAACGGATCATTGGCATCTCCGGCAGGCATGGGACGGGAGAGCCTCTCGAATGTAGACGGCGTCTTTGCCGACAGCTGCGGCGCGGTCCGCATGAAGCTCACGCTTCCTCCCCGGTCCGTACGCAGGGTACATGTTCTGGTTGGCGCCGGAGCGTCGAAGGAAACGGCGCTCGGGCTGATCCGCCGTTATGGCACGACAGAGAGTTGTGAGGAGGCTTTCGCGGATGTGACGTCCTACTGGGACCACACGCTTGGGCAGATCAAGGTAGCGACGCCAAATCGGGAGCTTGACCTGATGCTCAATGGCTGGCTGTTGTATCAGGCGCTGTCGTGCCGGATATGGGCCCGCACCGCGTTCTACCAAGCAGGCGGAGCGTTCGGCTTCCGGGATCAGCTGCAGGATTCGCTGGCGCTGCTGCATACGCTGCCGGAGCTGACGAGAAAACAGATTTTACTGCATGCTTCGCATCAATATACGGAAGGCGATGTGCAGCATTGGTGGCATGAGGAGACGGAGCGGGGCATTCGCACCCGTTACTCAGACGATCTGCTGTGGCTGCCTTATGCCGCATCGCGTTATGTCGTTCATACCGGCGACTCGGGCATTCTTGACGAGCCTGTCAGGTTCCTGACAAGCGAGCCGCTAAGGGATGATGAGCATGAGCGGTACGAAGCTACCGTCGCCGCTGAAGAAACCGCGGCGCTTTACGAGCATTGTATACGGGCCATCGAGCGGGCCTCGCGACTCGGCGAGCACGGGATCCCGTTAATGGGAATCGGCGACTGGAATGACGGAATGAATTCGGTCGGGGACGACGGCAAAGGCGAAAGCGTCTGGCTCGGATGGTTCTTGTGCGAGGTACTGCGAAGATTCGCCGGTTTGTGCGAGCTGAAGGGGGACATTGAACGCGCCGAGCTGTACCGGACCCGGAGAGATTCGATTGCTGAAGCATTGAATAAGCATGCATGGGACGGCGAATGGTACCGCAGGGCCTTTACCGATGAAGGGACGTGGCTTGGCTCGGGCCGCAACGAGGAATGCCGGATCGATGCCATCGCCCAGTCGTGGTCGGTTATTTCGGGGGCGGCCCCCGAGGAGCGGGCAAGGCAGGCGATGCAGTCGTTCGACCGGGAGCTTGTCGACCGCGACTTGTCTGTAGCGACGCTGCTGACGCCGCCCTTCGACAGGACGGACCCGTCCCCAGGCTACATTCAAGGTTATCCGCCGGGAATCCGCGAGAACGGCGCCCAGTATACGCACGGCGTAATCTGGAGCATCGTCGCCTGGTGTGCGCTTGGAGAGAGCGGCAAGGCAGTCGAATTGTTTCATTTGCTGAATCCTGTTACTCATGCCCAAACACAGTCCGAAGTGCGCAAATATGCAGGCGAACCGTATGTCATGGCGGCCGATGTGTATACGCGGGATCCGGTGAAAGGCAGGGCGGGATGGACATGGTATACCGGGGCATCCGGCTGGATGTATCAGGCGGGCATCGAATGGATACTCGGTCTGCGCCGCGAGGGAGGCAGGCTCCTTATCAGCCCGAATATTCCGGCCGATTGGCCCTCTTATTCAGTGCGGTACACATACCGCACCTCCGTATATCATATAACCGTTCGTGTGGACGCCGGCGACAAGGAGTTTGCCGGTGGCGTTACGATCGACGGCAGGCCGCTGGAGCAGGAGCCGGACGTGCCAAACCAAGCCGGTGAGACGCACGTTATGTATATCCCGCTCATTGACGACGGGCGGGAACACGAGGTGGAGGTGGTTATATCCTCCAACCGCAGCGCTTCAGCTGCAATGAAGCAAGTTTAG
- a CDS encoding urease accessory protein UreD, translating into MDMSTTTRKTAIPSPATMNMAQPSAIATDNGQPAGRISQLRAAFVNRGGKTQLESKYHTAPIKIAKTFPLEGAVGVMVMDVSPGLLAGDRYELEWKAGKDAHIYVTNQSFTKVHPCPDAGSGSSISQVYRLEAGAVVESMPEPVMLYRGASLTCETEVSLSAGSVWMQAEVLCPGRTLRGERFAYREYRNRLRVTYEDELIFAQNQLIEPGQQRLTTPGCFGGMTHTSVLYAFSDKLAMPHIEAVRAALAGLPARDGHQVIAGVSATYKYGLAVMAAGTAAWPLQEAMSAAWQAVRASLLGKEPLNFRK; encoded by the coding sequence ATGGACATGAGCACAACCACTCGTAAGACGGCGATTCCATCGCCCGCAACCATGAACATGGCGCAGCCCTCGGCAATCGCCACGGATAATGGGCAGCCGGCCGGGCGGATTTCTCAGCTGCGGGCCGCATTCGTGAACCGGGGCGGGAAAACGCAGCTCGAGTCCAAGTATCACACCGCTCCGATCAAAATCGCGAAGACTTTCCCGCTTGAGGGAGCGGTCGGCGTGATGGTGATGGACGTATCCCCGGGACTGCTGGCTGGCGACCGGTATGAGCTGGAATGGAAAGCGGGGAAGGACGCTCACATTTATGTAACGAATCAGTCGTTCACAAAAGTACACCCTTGTCCGGATGCCGGCAGCGGCTCGTCAATCAGTCAGGTCTACCGGCTCGAAGCGGGCGCAGTCGTCGAGTCCATGCCGGAACCGGTTATGCTGTACCGCGGCGCCTCGCTTACATGCGAGACAGAGGTTAGCCTCTCGGCGGGCTCGGTATGGATGCAGGCAGAAGTGCTCTGTCCCGGCCGTACGCTGCGGGGAGAGCGATTCGCCTACCGTGAGTATAGAAACAGGCTGAGGGTGACCTATGAAGACGAGCTGATCTTCGCCCAGAACCAGCTGATCGAGCCGGGTCAACAGCGTTTAACGACTCCCGGCTGCTTCGGCGGGATGACGCACACAAGCGTGCTCTATGCTTTTTCAGACAAGCTGGCCATGCCGCATATCGAAGCTGTAAGAGCCGCGCTTGCCGGACTGCCGGCAAGGGACGGTCATCAAGTTATAGCGGGCGTCTCCGCAACGTATAAGTACGGCTTGGCGGTAATGGCGGCCGGTACGGCCGCATGGCCGCTGCAAGAGGCAATGAGCGCAGCATGGCAGGCGGTGCGCGCCTCCCTTCTAGGCAAGGAGCCGCTTAATTTCCGCAAATAA
- a CDS encoding MarR family winged helix-turn-helix transcriptional regulator, whose amino-acid sequence MNEPSQQDFQELEHAFFQMKRRMDLEWTKENDIGINAMQARILIRLFEDGPQKASALAEQLCITAGAITGIADKLIDMEYLERVRDLDDRRVVYLVLTDKGRELVQRLKVRRAQISKMMFAGMTLGDVQELTRLCHQIIANMDGGKGKEE is encoded by the coding sequence ATGAACGAACCGAGCCAACAAGATTTTCAAGAACTGGAGCACGCTTTTTTTCAAATGAAAAGGCGGATGGATCTGGAGTGGACGAAAGAAAACGATATCGGTATCAACGCCATGCAGGCGCGAATATTAATCAGGCTGTTTGAGGATGGTCCGCAGAAGGCCTCCGCCTTAGCGGAGCAGCTCTGCATTACGGCCGGCGCTATTACGGGAATCGCCGACAAGCTCATTGATATGGAATATCTGGAGCGCGTGCGCGATCTGGATGACCGCCGGGTGGTATATCTGGTGCTGACGGATAAGGGACGGGAGCTCGTGCAGAGGCTGAAAGTGCGACGGGCGCAAATCTCGAAAATGATGTTCGCGGGGATGACGCTGGGCGATGTGCAGGAGCTAACCAGGTTATGTCATCAAATAATCGCCAACATGGACGGCGGAAAAGGGAAGGAAGAGTAA
- a CDS encoding TIM barrel protein, which produces MKFSLCIGAYPGKDVIYHLEKIKEHGFDGLEYYGWWELGDLKAIAREQERIGVGISAVCTRSFNLIDERQRDVFIDGLKQTIEACRTLGTKSVITQTGQVMDGLPRAFQRKAMVETLKRCAPICEQAGIVLEVEPLNGIVDHQGHFVQYSYEAADIIDQVDNPHVKLVFDVYHQQITEGNVISNATRYSSRINHYHIADNPGRKQPGTGELNYLNILRAIRDTGFDGFVGLECGYTIDTDEAIIQFKRDIAANL; this is translated from the coding sequence ATGAAGTTTTCACTATGCATTGGCGCTTACCCGGGGAAAGACGTTATTTATCATCTGGAGAAAATTAAAGAACACGGCTTCGACGGACTTGAATATTACGGTTGGTGGGAACTCGGAGATTTGAAAGCGATTGCACGAGAACAGGAGCGAATCGGCGTCGGCATCAGCGCGGTATGCACGAGGTCGTTTAATCTGATCGACGAACGGCAAAGAGATGTGTTTATAGACGGGCTCAAGCAAACGATTGAAGCTTGCCGGACGCTCGGGACCAAATCGGTCATCACACAAACGGGACAGGTCATGGACGGGCTGCCGCGCGCGTTCCAGCGCAAAGCGATGGTCGAAACGCTGAAACGGTGCGCGCCTATATGCGAGCAAGCCGGAATCGTGCTTGAGGTGGAGCCTCTGAACGGCATCGTCGACCACCAGGGGCATTTTGTTCAATATTCATATGAAGCGGCGGATATCATCGATCAAGTGGACAACCCGCATGTGAAGCTGGTTTTCGACGTATACCACCAGCAAATCACCGAGGGGAACGTCATTTCCAATGCGACGCGCTACAGCAGCCGCATCAATCATTATCATATCGCGGACAATCCCGGGCGAAAGCAGCCGGGAACAGGCGAGCTTAATTACCTCAATATATTGCGGGCTATCCGGGATACAGGCTTTGACGGTTTCGTAGGGCTGGAGTGCGGCTATACGATCGACACCGACGAAGCGATAATACAGTTTAAACGGGATATCGCGGCTAACCTTTAA